One Bombus fervidus isolate BK054 chromosome 7, iyBomFerv1, whole genome shotgun sequence genomic region harbors:
- the Ine gene encoding solute carrier family 6 member inebriated isoform X1, whose amino-acid sequence MNATDSNSGVNGNDSNNTIAGKTNAHGNSVRLQSVIGKQSSCVRKMSTMPEEEDTSDDMDPDVIRIEHQHYQHHQHHDVDSDSPSEERGRLLSATESTARKITITPTSSSNLHCNGTVKKTIPRNDSSNSIHEKTYSRLQQSKSGDQVGQTENRLHRDTPQGILRPVREIDSHGTRHRCSSVRSVKSNPTMDEHQHQYHPPAASWASIVFSDGNGQTHVRTLPDSVSIRSLASIGMGSSNGRKLTIRRVLTSPSELLNMVHPPPSFEDDLSVCTSFDDAEDDAEDPGDYRQSRRPHWANKVQFVLACIGYSVGLGNVWRFPYLCYKSGGGVFLIPYFLILIVCGVPLLYMELSIGQFTRRGPIGALGQICPLFKGAGLSSVVISFLMSTYNNVIIAYAIYYFFAAFKAKQPWSECGNSWNTLACWLPSYSAIDNRTRPNASRTPAEEFFDNKVLQISNGIENSGALRWELVACLITAWIMVYFSVWKSIKSSAQVRYLTATLPLLLIVVFLMRSLTLEGADKGLQFFFHPRWELLGDAKVWIYATAQIFNSVGIAFGSMICFASYNKFHNTILVDSVAVSLINAFSSLLVGIFSFATIGNIALEQNMSVEAVLTDGPGLVFVLYPQALAKMPASQVWAVLFFFMLVCLSLNSQFAIVEVVVTSIQDGFPKWVKRHLLCHEILVLLVCVISFLFGLPNISQGGIYFFQLIDHYAASISIMFLAFFEVIAISWCYGVRRLCNNVKEMTGRAPSSYFWFCWLIAAPLLIMAVWVFSVIDYEPPTYHNGEYKYPWWAEAIGWGIASLSLICIPAFAIYEFIRANGNTCAEKLRNSIKPHFEACKICGQEYCNESLHNFEDNMIKEQQDASSPIQLSIATPLSKSQI is encoded by the exons ATGAATGCCACGGACAGCAACAGCGGCGTCAACGGCAACGACAGCAACAACACGATCGCGGGCAAGACGAATGCGCACGGCAACAGTGTTCGTCTGCAGAGCGTGATCGGCAAGCAGAGCAGCTGCGTGCGCAAGATGAGCACTATGCCGGAGGAGGAGGATACCTCGGACGATATGGATCCTGATGTGATAAGGATAGAACACCAGCACTATCAGCATCATCAGCATCACGACGTCGATTCGGATTCACCGTCCGAGGAAAGGGGTCGTTTACTAAGTGCTACCGAGTCGACCGCTCGAAAGATCACCATTACCCCTACGAGCTCGAGTAACCTGCACTGTAACGGCACTGTAAAGAAAACCATCCCTCGAAACGACAGTAGCAACAGCATCCACGAAAAAACGTACTCTCGACTTCAACAATCAAAGTCAGGGGACCAGGTCGGTCAAACGGAGAATAGGCTGCATCGCGATACTCCACAGGGTATACTTAGACCCGTTCGAGAGATCGACTCGCATGGTACACGACATCGCTGCTCCAGCGTAAGATCGGTGAAATCTAATCCGACGATGGATGAACATCAGCACCAGTATCATCCACCGGCGGCCAGCTGGGCATCGATCGTGTTCTCTGATGGAAACGGGCAAACCCACGTGCGAACGCTTCCCGATTCCGTCTCTATACGCTCTCTAGCATCGATCGGCATGGGTTCTTCCAACGGCCGGAAGCTCACGATACGTAGAGTTCTCACTTCGCCGTCGGAGCTGCTTAACATGGTACATCCGCCGCC ATCGTTCGAGGATGATCTGTCCGTGTGTACCAGCTTCGATGATGCTGAAGATGACGCTGAAGACCCCGGGGACTACAGGCAATCGAGACGCCCACACTGGGCCAACAAAGTTCAATTTGTCCTTGCTTGTATCGGTTACTCCGTTGGTCTCGGAAATGTTTGGAGGTTTCCTTACCTATGTTACAAAAGTGGCGGTG gGGTTTTCTTGATACCTTACTTCCTAATACTTATAGTATGCGGGGTACCATTATTGTACATGGAACTTAGTATTGGACAATTCACACGACGAGGACCGATCGGTGCTCTCGGTCAAATTTGTCCCTTATTTAAAG GGGCTGGCTTGTCTTCGGTAGTAATATCATTTTTGATGTCAACCTACAATAACGTGATAATAGCCTACGccatatattatttctttgcgGCGTTCAAAGCAAAGCAACCGTGGTCTGAGTGCGGCAACTCATGGAACACTCTGGCATGTTGGTTACCTAGTTACAGTGCCATCGATAATAGAACAAGACCAAACGCTTCTAGAACGCCGGCCGAAGAATTTTTTga CAACAAAGTTCTTCAAATTAGTAATGGAATCGAAAATTCCGGGGCCTTAAGATGGGAGCTTGTTGCTTGCCTGATTACTGCCTGGATTATGGTATATTTCTCCGTTTGGAAGTCTATAAAATCGTCGGCACAAGTGAGATATCTGACCGCGACTCTGCCACTTCTTTTAATCGTCGTCTTTCTCATGCGGTCCCTTACCCTCGAAGGTGCTGACAAGGGCctgcaatttttctttcacccTCGTTGGGAGCTGCTTGGCGACGCAAAG GTTTGGATCTACGCAACCGctcaaattttcaattctgTAGGCATAGCGTTTGGTTCAATGATATGTTTTGCCAGTTACAACAAGTTCCATAACACCATCCTAGTGGATAGCGTGGCTGTTTCTCTCATAAACGCGTTCAGTAGCCTActcgttggaatattttcattcgCAACCATCGGCAACATCGCTCTCGAACAAAATATGTCTGTCGAAGCTGTTTTAACAGATG GACCTGGCCTCGTATTCGTTCTTTACCCGCAAGCGTTAGCCAAGATGCCAGCATCGCAAGTGTGGGCcgtgttatttttctttatgctAGTCTGCCTCTCTTTGAATAGTCAG TTTGCAATAGTGGAAGTGGTTGTAACGTCGATACAAGATGGTTTTCCGAAATGGGTAAAACGTCATCTTTTGTGTCACGAAATATTAGTACTTTTAGTATGCGTCATATCCTTTTTATTTGGTCTGCCTAATATCTCACAG GGAGGCATTTACTTTTTTCAACTGATAGATCACTATGCTGCCTCGATATCGATAATGTTTCTCGCTTTCTTCGAAGTAATTGCGATATCCTGGTGTTACGGCGTAAGACGACTGTGCAATAACGTAAAAGAAATGACTGGACGTGCACCGTCCTCATATTTCTGGTTTTGTTGGCTTATCGCTGCACCTCTTCTTATCATG GCTGTGTGGGTATTCAGCGTAATTGATTATGAACCACCGACCTACCACAACGGCGAATACAAGTACCCGTGGTGGGCAGAGGCGATCGGTTGGGGAATAGCTTCTCTTTCGCTCATTTGCATTCCCGCTTTCGCTATCTACGAGTTCATCAGAGCCAACGGCAACACTTGTGCGGAG AAATTACGGAACTCTATTAAGCCGCATTTCGAAGCATGCAAAATTTGTGGCCAAGAATACTGTAACGAGTCCTTGCATAATTTTGAGGACAACATGATCAAAGAACAACAGGACGCGAGCAGTCCGATACAATTGAGCATCGCTACTCCTTTGTCGAAATCTCAGATATGA
- the Ine gene encoding solute carrier family 6 member inebriated isoform X3 — translation MKSFEDDLSVCTSFDDAEDDAEDPGDYRQSRRPHWANKVQFVLACIGYSVGLGNVWRFPYLCYKSGGGVFLIPYFLILIVCGVPLLYMELSIGQFTRRGPIGALGQICPLFKGAGLSSVVISFLMSTYNNVIIAYAIYYFFAAFKAKQPWSECGNSWNTLACWLPSYSAIDNRTRPNASRTPAEEFFDNKVLQISNGIENSGALRWELVACLITAWIMVYFSVWKSIKSSAQVRYLTATLPLLLIVVFLMRSLTLEGADKGLQFFFHPRWELLGDAKVWIYATAQIFNSVGIAFGSMICFASYNKFHNTILVDSVAVSLINAFSSLLVGIFSFATIGNIALEQNMSVEAVLTDGPGLVFVLYPQALAKMPASQVWAVLFFFMLVCLSLNSQFAIVEVVVTSIQDGFPKWVKRHLLCHEILVLLVCVISFLFGLPNISQGGIYFFQLIDHYAASISIMFLAFFEVIAISWCYGVRRLCNNVKEMTGRAPSSYFWFCWLIAAPLLIMAVWVFSVIDYEPPTYHNGEYKYPWWAEAIGWGIASLSLICIPAFAIYEFIRANGNTCAEKLRNSIKPHFEACKICGQEYCNESLHNFEDNMIKEQQDASSPIQLSIATPLSKSQI, via the exons ATGAA ATCGTTCGAGGATGATCTGTCCGTGTGTACCAGCTTCGATGATGCTGAAGATGACGCTGAAGACCCCGGGGACTACAGGCAATCGAGACGCCCACACTGGGCCAACAAAGTTCAATTTGTCCTTGCTTGTATCGGTTACTCCGTTGGTCTCGGAAATGTTTGGAGGTTTCCTTACCTATGTTACAAAAGTGGCGGTG gGGTTTTCTTGATACCTTACTTCCTAATACTTATAGTATGCGGGGTACCATTATTGTACATGGAACTTAGTATTGGACAATTCACACGACGAGGACCGATCGGTGCTCTCGGTCAAATTTGTCCCTTATTTAAAG GGGCTGGCTTGTCTTCGGTAGTAATATCATTTTTGATGTCAACCTACAATAACGTGATAATAGCCTACGccatatattatttctttgcgGCGTTCAAAGCAAAGCAACCGTGGTCTGAGTGCGGCAACTCATGGAACACTCTGGCATGTTGGTTACCTAGTTACAGTGCCATCGATAATAGAACAAGACCAAACGCTTCTAGAACGCCGGCCGAAGAATTTTTTga CAACAAAGTTCTTCAAATTAGTAATGGAATCGAAAATTCCGGGGCCTTAAGATGGGAGCTTGTTGCTTGCCTGATTACTGCCTGGATTATGGTATATTTCTCCGTTTGGAAGTCTATAAAATCGTCGGCACAAGTGAGATATCTGACCGCGACTCTGCCACTTCTTTTAATCGTCGTCTTTCTCATGCGGTCCCTTACCCTCGAAGGTGCTGACAAGGGCctgcaatttttctttcacccTCGTTGGGAGCTGCTTGGCGACGCAAAG GTTTGGATCTACGCAACCGctcaaattttcaattctgTAGGCATAGCGTTTGGTTCAATGATATGTTTTGCCAGTTACAACAAGTTCCATAACACCATCCTAGTGGATAGCGTGGCTGTTTCTCTCATAAACGCGTTCAGTAGCCTActcgttggaatattttcattcgCAACCATCGGCAACATCGCTCTCGAACAAAATATGTCTGTCGAAGCTGTTTTAACAGATG GACCTGGCCTCGTATTCGTTCTTTACCCGCAAGCGTTAGCCAAGATGCCAGCATCGCAAGTGTGGGCcgtgttatttttctttatgctAGTCTGCCTCTCTTTGAATAGTCAG TTTGCAATAGTGGAAGTGGTTGTAACGTCGATACAAGATGGTTTTCCGAAATGGGTAAAACGTCATCTTTTGTGTCACGAAATATTAGTACTTTTAGTATGCGTCATATCCTTTTTATTTGGTCTGCCTAATATCTCACAG GGAGGCATTTACTTTTTTCAACTGATAGATCACTATGCTGCCTCGATATCGATAATGTTTCTCGCTTTCTTCGAAGTAATTGCGATATCCTGGTGTTACGGCGTAAGACGACTGTGCAATAACGTAAAAGAAATGACTGGACGTGCACCGTCCTCATATTTCTGGTTTTGTTGGCTTATCGCTGCACCTCTTCTTATCATG GCTGTGTGGGTATTCAGCGTAATTGATTATGAACCACCGACCTACCACAACGGCGAATACAAGTACCCGTGGTGGGCAGAGGCGATCGGTTGGGGAATAGCTTCTCTTTCGCTCATTTGCATTCCCGCTTTCGCTATCTACGAGTTCATCAGAGCCAACGGCAACACTTGTGCGGAG AAATTACGGAACTCTATTAAGCCGCATTTCGAAGCATGCAAAATTTGTGGCCAAGAATACTGTAACGAGTCCTTGCATAATTTTGAGGACAACATGATCAAAGAACAACAGGACGCGAGCAGTCCGATACAATTGAGCATCGCTACTCCTTTGTCGAAATCTCAGATATGA
- the Ine gene encoding solute carrier family 6 member inebriated isoform X2, whose protein sequence is MPRTSELLVKHGLVIQALQFQRIVPEKSFEDDLSVCTSFDDAEDDAEDPGDYRQSRRPHWANKVQFVLACIGYSVGLGNVWRFPYLCYKSGGGVFLIPYFLILIVCGVPLLYMELSIGQFTRRGPIGALGQICPLFKGAGLSSVVISFLMSTYNNVIIAYAIYYFFAAFKAKQPWSECGNSWNTLACWLPSYSAIDNRTRPNASRTPAEEFFDNKVLQISNGIENSGALRWELVACLITAWIMVYFSVWKSIKSSAQVRYLTATLPLLLIVVFLMRSLTLEGADKGLQFFFHPRWELLGDAKVWIYATAQIFNSVGIAFGSMICFASYNKFHNTILVDSVAVSLINAFSSLLVGIFSFATIGNIALEQNMSVEAVLTDGPGLVFVLYPQALAKMPASQVWAVLFFFMLVCLSLNSQFAIVEVVVTSIQDGFPKWVKRHLLCHEILVLLVCVISFLFGLPNISQGGIYFFQLIDHYAASISIMFLAFFEVIAISWCYGVRRLCNNVKEMTGRAPSSYFWFCWLIAAPLLIMAVWVFSVIDYEPPTYHNGEYKYPWWAEAIGWGIASLSLICIPAFAIYEFIRANGNTCAEKLRNSIKPHFEACKICGQEYCNESLHNFEDNMIKEQQDASSPIQLSIATPLSKSQI, encoded by the exons ATGCCGCGTACATCCGAACTGCTTGTAAAGCATGGTCTCGTCATCCAGGCACTGCAATTCCAGCGTATTGTCCCAGAGAA ATCGTTCGAGGATGATCTGTCCGTGTGTACCAGCTTCGATGATGCTGAAGATGACGCTGAAGACCCCGGGGACTACAGGCAATCGAGACGCCCACACTGGGCCAACAAAGTTCAATTTGTCCTTGCTTGTATCGGTTACTCCGTTGGTCTCGGAAATGTTTGGAGGTTTCCTTACCTATGTTACAAAAGTGGCGGTG gGGTTTTCTTGATACCTTACTTCCTAATACTTATAGTATGCGGGGTACCATTATTGTACATGGAACTTAGTATTGGACAATTCACACGACGAGGACCGATCGGTGCTCTCGGTCAAATTTGTCCCTTATTTAAAG GGGCTGGCTTGTCTTCGGTAGTAATATCATTTTTGATGTCAACCTACAATAACGTGATAATAGCCTACGccatatattatttctttgcgGCGTTCAAAGCAAAGCAACCGTGGTCTGAGTGCGGCAACTCATGGAACACTCTGGCATGTTGGTTACCTAGTTACAGTGCCATCGATAATAGAACAAGACCAAACGCTTCTAGAACGCCGGCCGAAGAATTTTTTga CAACAAAGTTCTTCAAATTAGTAATGGAATCGAAAATTCCGGGGCCTTAAGATGGGAGCTTGTTGCTTGCCTGATTACTGCCTGGATTATGGTATATTTCTCCGTTTGGAAGTCTATAAAATCGTCGGCACAAGTGAGATATCTGACCGCGACTCTGCCACTTCTTTTAATCGTCGTCTTTCTCATGCGGTCCCTTACCCTCGAAGGTGCTGACAAGGGCctgcaatttttctttcacccTCGTTGGGAGCTGCTTGGCGACGCAAAG GTTTGGATCTACGCAACCGctcaaattttcaattctgTAGGCATAGCGTTTGGTTCAATGATATGTTTTGCCAGTTACAACAAGTTCCATAACACCATCCTAGTGGATAGCGTGGCTGTTTCTCTCATAAACGCGTTCAGTAGCCTActcgttggaatattttcattcgCAACCATCGGCAACATCGCTCTCGAACAAAATATGTCTGTCGAAGCTGTTTTAACAGATG GACCTGGCCTCGTATTCGTTCTTTACCCGCAAGCGTTAGCCAAGATGCCAGCATCGCAAGTGTGGGCcgtgttatttttctttatgctAGTCTGCCTCTCTTTGAATAGTCAG TTTGCAATAGTGGAAGTGGTTGTAACGTCGATACAAGATGGTTTTCCGAAATGGGTAAAACGTCATCTTTTGTGTCACGAAATATTAGTACTTTTAGTATGCGTCATATCCTTTTTATTTGGTCTGCCTAATATCTCACAG GGAGGCATTTACTTTTTTCAACTGATAGATCACTATGCTGCCTCGATATCGATAATGTTTCTCGCTTTCTTCGAAGTAATTGCGATATCCTGGTGTTACGGCGTAAGACGACTGTGCAATAACGTAAAAGAAATGACTGGACGTGCACCGTCCTCATATTTCTGGTTTTGTTGGCTTATCGCTGCACCTCTTCTTATCATG GCTGTGTGGGTATTCAGCGTAATTGATTATGAACCACCGACCTACCACAACGGCGAATACAAGTACCCGTGGTGGGCAGAGGCGATCGGTTGGGGAATAGCTTCTCTTTCGCTCATTTGCATTCCCGCTTTCGCTATCTACGAGTTCATCAGAGCCAACGGCAACACTTGTGCGGAG AAATTACGGAACTCTATTAAGCCGCATTTCGAAGCATGCAAAATTTGTGGCCAAGAATACTGTAACGAGTCCTTGCATAATTTTGAGGACAACATGATCAAAGAACAACAGGACGCGAGCAGTCCGATACAATTGAGCATCGCTACTCCTTTGTCGAAATCTCAGATATGA